In Streptomyces longhuiensis, the following proteins share a genomic window:
- a CDS encoding GlcG/HbpS family heme-binding protein, with the protein MKKISKRARVLTGGAVLAGVVAGTFGAVSASASAPAAAPAAVTADAPARNLTQSTHLTTAAATKAAQAALDAAKKENQRVSVAVVDRNGNTIVTLRGDGAGPQSYESAVKKAYTAVSWNAPTSELAKRLEQAPNLKDIPGTLFLAGGAPVAANGAPVAGIGVAGAPSGDLDEKFAQAGVAALNR; encoded by the coding sequence ATGAAGAAGATCTCGAAGCGCGCCCGTGTCCTGACCGGTGGCGCCGTCCTCGCCGGCGTCGTCGCCGGTACCTTCGGCGCGGTCTCGGCCAGCGCGTCCGCCCCGGCCGCCGCCCCCGCCGCCGTGACCGCGGACGCCCCGGCCAGGAACCTCACCCAGTCCACGCACCTGACCACGGCCGCCGCCACGAAGGCCGCGCAGGCCGCCCTCGACGCCGCGAAGAAGGAGAACCAGCGCGTCTCCGTCGCCGTCGTCGACCGCAACGGCAACACGATCGTCACCCTCCGCGGCGACGGCGCCGGCCCGCAGTCGTACGAGTCCGCCGTGAAGAAGGCGTACACCGCGGTGTCCTGGAACGCGCCGACGTCCGAGCTCGCCAAGCGCCTCGAGCAGGCCCCGAACCTGAAGGACATCCCGGGCACCCTGTTCCTCGCGGGCGGCGCGCCCGTCGCGGCGAACGGCGCCCCGGTCGCGGGCATCGGCGTCGCGGGTGCGCCCTCGGGAGACCTGGACGAGAAGTTCGCGCAGGCCGGTGTCGCCGCGCTGAACCGCTAG
- a CDS encoding sensor histidine kinase, with product MHTAFFLLLGGALARFLLRHPGEARTPWIIALSVVLAALYVLGPALGPGIGTRPTPRRLTWLALVVAVWVVLVVLAPSFAWCAVPLFYTGLRTLPARAALVLIGVLTVFVVGAQLRLAGDFDPNLLLAPPAVAALATAVFVHMERQAERQRALIDDLVRTRRELAATERREGTLAERQRLSMEIHDTLAQSLSSQQMLLQAADRLWDADPERARAHVRTAESVTERGLVEARRFVHDLAPADLAGGGLDEALRTLAARESEAGLAVRFHAEGTPAPLPDRVESALLRIAQGALANVREHADATAAAITLTHLGDQVVLDIADNGRGFTPEPPRKSGVRGHGLPAIRARTRQLGGTLTIESAPGEGTVLSVAIPLEAS from the coding sequence ATGCACACCGCGTTCTTCCTGCTGCTCGGCGGAGCCCTCGCCCGGTTCCTGCTGCGCCACCCCGGCGAGGCCCGCACCCCGTGGATCATCGCGCTGTCCGTGGTCCTGGCCGCCCTGTACGTGCTCGGCCCCGCGCTCGGCCCGGGCATCGGCACCCGCCCCACCCCGCGCCGCCTCACCTGGCTGGCCCTGGTCGTCGCCGTGTGGGTGGTCCTCGTCGTCCTCGCGCCGAGCTTCGCGTGGTGCGCGGTCCCGCTCTTCTACACGGGCCTGCGCACCCTGCCCGCCCGCGCCGCGCTCGTCCTGATCGGCGTACTCACGGTGTTCGTCGTCGGGGCGCAGCTGCGTCTCGCGGGGGATTTCGACCCGAACCTGCTGCTCGCGCCGCCGGCCGTCGCGGCCCTGGCGACCGCCGTCTTCGTCCACATGGAGCGTCAGGCGGAACGCCAGCGCGCCCTGATCGACGACCTGGTGCGCACCCGCAGGGAACTCGCCGCGACGGAGCGCCGCGAGGGGACGCTCGCCGAGCGCCAGCGCCTGTCGATGGAGATCCACGACACGCTCGCCCAGTCCCTGTCGAGCCAGCAGATGCTGCTCCAGGCGGCGGACCGGCTGTGGGACGCCGACCCCGAGCGGGCCCGCGCCCATGTGCGGACCGCGGAGTCGGTGACCGAGCGGGGCCTCGTGGAGGCACGCCGGTTCGTGCACGACCTGGCGCCGGCGGATCTCGCGGGCGGCGGCCTGGACGAGGCGCTGCGCACGCTGGCGGCGCGGGAGTCGGAGGCGGGGCTCGCGGTCCGCTTCCACGCGGAGGGCACCCCGGCCCCGCTGCCCGACCGGGTCGAGTCCGCGCTGCTGAGGATCGCGCAGGGCGCCCTGGCGAACGTACGGGAGCACGCGGACGCGACGGCCGCCGCGATCACGCTGACGCACCTCGGCGACCAGGTCGTCCTCGACATCGCGGACAACGGCCGCGGCTTCACACCCGAGCCCCCGCGGAAGTCGGGCGTGCGCGGGCACGGCCTTCCGGCGATCCGGGCGCGCACGCGGCAGCTGGGTGGCACCCTGACGATCGAGTCGGCGCCGGGCGAGGGCACGGTGCTGTCGGTGGCGATTCCGCTGGAGGCCTCATGA
- a CDS encoding response regulator produces MSDPVRLLVCDDHVVVRAGLLALLGSAPGIEVVGEAGTGDEAVALAAKLTPDVVLMDLQLGEGIDGVEATRRITTAPPEGGPRPHVLVLTTYDTDADITRAIEAGATGYLLKAERPEELFAAIQAAAEGRTTLSPPVASRVMARMRSPRPSLTDRERDILGQLAQGLGNRDIARALFISEATVKTHLGRIYDKLGVDTRAGAVAVAKEQRLLG; encoded by the coding sequence ATGAGTGACCCCGTACGGCTGCTGGTGTGCGACGACCACGTGGTGGTGCGCGCGGGACTGCTCGCCCTGCTCGGCAGCGCGCCCGGCATCGAGGTCGTGGGCGAGGCCGGCACGGGCGACGAGGCGGTGGCGCTCGCCGCGAAGCTGACGCCGGACGTCGTTCTCATGGACCTCCAGCTGGGCGAGGGCATCGACGGCGTGGAAGCGACGCGGCGCATCACGACCGCGCCGCCCGAGGGGGGCCCGCGCCCGCACGTCCTGGTCCTGACCACGTACGACACGGACGCCGACATCACCCGGGCCATCGAGGCGGGCGCCACGGGATACCTCCTCAAGGCGGAGCGTCCCGAGGAGCTGTTCGCCGCGATCCAGGCCGCCGCCGAGGGCCGTACGACGCTGTCCCCGCCGGTCGCGAGCCGCGTCATGGCGCGCATGCGCAGCCCGCGCCCGTCCCTCACGGACCGCGAGCGCGACATCCTCGGCCAGCTCGCCCAGGGCCTGGGCAACCGGGACATCGCCCGCGCGCTGTTCATCAGCGAGGCCACGGTGAAGACCCACCTGGGCCGGATCTACGACAAGCTCGGCGTGGACACCCGGGCGGGCGCGGTGGCGGTGGCGAAGGAGCAGCGGCTGCTGGGCTGA
- a CDS encoding pentapeptide repeat-containing protein, whose product MAEKRVVRPAKAASAKPAAVKKARRPEVRLPPLAPWTGGELEPDGDYDGVEFTAADFTGQDGGGARFMDCALEGCGLDETRLTRARILDSTLTGIRGVGTDLAEATLRDVEVADARLGGVQLHGSALERVVVRGGKIEYLNLRKARLKDVVFDGCVLVEPDFGGARLDRVEFPGCVVRGADFTGAVMADVDLRGVAELGIARGVDRLAGAVISPAQLFDLAPAFAAQIGVRVE is encoded by the coding sequence ATGGCGGAGAAACGAGTGGTGAGGCCGGCGAAGGCGGCGTCGGCGAAACCGGCGGCGGTGAAGAAGGCGCGGCGGCCCGAGGTGCGGCTGCCCCCGCTGGCGCCCTGGACCGGCGGCGAGCTCGAGCCGGACGGGGACTACGACGGGGTGGAGTTCACGGCGGCCGACTTCACCGGGCAGGACGGCGGGGGCGCCCGCTTCATGGACTGCGCGCTCGAAGGGTGCGGGCTCGACGAGACGCGGCTGACCCGCGCCCGGATCCTCGATTCCACGCTGACGGGGATACGGGGTGTGGGCACGGACCTCGCGGAGGCGACCCTGCGGGACGTCGAGGTGGCCGACGCCCGGCTCGGCGGGGTCCAGCTGCACGGGAGCGCGCTGGAGCGGGTCGTGGTGCGCGGCGGGAAGATCGAGTACCTGAACCTGCGCAAGGCGCGCCTGAAGGACGTCGTCTTCGACGGATGCGTGCTGGTGGAGCCGGACTTCGGGGGCGCGCGCCTGGACCGGGTGGAGTTCCCGGGCTGCGTGGTGCGGGGTGCGGACTTCACGGGCGCCGTGATGGCGGACGTGGATCTGCGGGGCGTGGCCGAGCTGGGGATCGCGCGCGGCGTGGACCGGCTGGCCGGTGCCGTGATCAGCCCGGCCCAGCTCTTCGACCTGGCACCGGCGTTCGCGGCGCAGATCGGGGTGCGGGTGGAGTAG
- a CDS encoding FAD-dependent oxidoreductase, with the protein MATTTPDLTVIGGGFAGLTAAVTAAEAGARVTLYESHHTLGGRARTAEGPYRTHDGPHALYSGGPHWTWLKQRDLLGPLAPIPPLEGSRLRFHHRGALRRTPPLALLRLLRHRAEHAPVDVDFMTWATRHVGEEGARAAAHYSSVALFHHDPGALSAAFVQQRLRRAAKVPPEAHYPRGGWASVIDRMAARAWNLGVRVETLSRVDSVPTGGGPVIVATSLDSARRLLGDSSLTWNSGRTTLIDLAVRTRRGDAFIVSGLDFPAWLERFTAQDRGLAPHGQQLVQGHIPVAPHESKADGTARAERLLDLGFPGWRDRVTWRRDALANGRTGAVDLPGTTWRDRPAIDRGDGVYLVGDQVAAPGVLSEVSFNSAVEATTLALTASRPGLRAA; encoded by the coding sequence ATGGCAACGACCACCCCCGACCTCACCGTCATCGGCGGCGGATTCGCCGGCCTCACCGCGGCCGTCACCGCCGCCGAGGCCGGAGCGCGCGTCACGCTGTACGAGTCGCACCACACCCTCGGCGGCCGCGCCCGCACCGCCGAAGGCCCGTACCGCACGCACGACGGACCGCACGCCCTCTACAGCGGAGGCCCGCACTGGACCTGGCTGAAGCAGCGCGACCTGCTCGGCCCGCTCGCCCCGATCCCGCCCCTCGAGGGCTCCCGCCTGCGCTTCCACCACCGCGGAGCCCTGCGCCGCACCCCTCCGCTGGCCCTTCTGCGCCTCCTTCGCCACCGGGCCGAACACGCGCCCGTGGACGTGGACTTCATGACGTGGGCGACGCGCCACGTCGGCGAGGAGGGGGCCCGCGCGGCCGCGCACTACTCGTCCGTGGCGCTCTTCCACCACGACCCGGGCGCCCTCTCCGCGGCCTTCGTCCAGCAGCGCCTGCGCCGCGCCGCGAAGGTGCCGCCGGAGGCGCACTATCCGCGCGGCGGCTGGGCGTCCGTGATCGACCGGATGGCGGCCCGGGCCTGGAATCTGGGCGTGCGCGTGGAGACGCTGTCCCGCGTCGACTCCGTGCCCACGGGCGGCGGGCCGGTGATCGTGGCGACGTCCCTCGACTCGGCGCGCCGCCTCCTCGGGGACTCGTCGCTGACGTGGAACAGCGGCCGTACGACGCTGATCGACCTGGCCGTGCGCACCCGCCGCGGCGACGCCTTCATCGTGTCCGGGCTCGACTTCCCGGCCTGGCTGGAGCGGTTCACGGCCCAGGACCGGGGTCTGGCGCCGCACGGGCAGCAGCTCGTCCAGGGCCACATCCCCGTGGCGCCGCACGAGTCGAAGGCCGACGGCACGGCACGCGCCGAACGCCTCCTGGACCTGGGATTTCCCGGCTGGCGCGACCGCGTGACCTGGCGCAGGGACGCGCTCGCGAACGGGCGTACGGGGGCGGTCGATCTGCCCGGCACGACCTGGCGGGACCGGCCCGCGATCGACCGCGGGGACGGCGTGTATCTGGTGGGCGACCAGGTCGCGGCGCCCGGCGTGCTCTCCGAGGTGTCGTTCAACAGCGCCGTCGAGGCGACCACGCTGGCCCTCACCGCGTCCCGCCCGGGGCTCCGCGCGGCCTGA